CGGCCACATGCACGAGGGCGATGGCTTGTCTTGATCGACGGCCTCGATGAGATATCTGATGTCGATGAACGGGCGAGAATTCTCGGCATCTTGAATAATAACAAGCACGGTATCTATCGGTTCATCATTGGAAGCAGACCGCTTCCGGAGGCCGAACTTGCGATCCTCGACAAGGCCGTCACTGTAGGCAAAACCGAATATAAAGCTATACCGTCCGATCGGTATGAGCTCTTGCCCTTCGATTCTCGACAACTGCCAATCTTTGTCAGCGAATGGATGAAAGCTGCCCATGTACCGGATCCTCTGTCGGCTGCCACCGCCTTCATAGGCCAAGTGAACAGCGGGAGGCTTAGCGAGCTCGTCAGAAGCCCACTCATGGCCACGATCCTGTGTCAGCTTCATGCCGTAGACCCCAGTTACCCCCTTCCGCGCGGTCGCTATGGTGCCTATCTGCGCTTCTTCGAGCTGCTGCGAGACAGGTTTTATGAATGTTCGCCAGGCGGAATAAATGATCAGCTGCATCGACTGCTGGGCCGATATGGGCGCCAGGCCCGTGAGGCCATCGATGGCCTCCCGCGCGAAATACTTAGTGGATTAGGAAACATCGCCTTCCGTCAGCAACGCGAGCGTGTACCCGACGCGCTTACCAGAATCAAGGAGGGTCTTGCATCGCTGCGTTCCAGAGATATGTCGCGTAGCAGATGGGAAATATTGGTCGTTCAAGTGTTGCGACGCACTGGCCTAGTCGTCGTACAAGGCGACAACCTAAACTTCATCCATCAGACGCTGAGGGAGTTTCTCGCCGCAAAACATGCCGCCGACAACGCCGACTTTAGCGAGGAAGAGTTTCAACGCCTCTGCCGCAAGCGTCAGTCTTCCGACGAGGGTCGAGTAACAACGTATCTGAGCTCATATGACCGCTTCCTTGTAGCCGCCTGGATCACTGAGGGTGGCGCGCCGCCTGGCCTATTCGACCTACTGAAGGCGCTGTCCGCTCATTACAGCTCGGCTGCCGGAATATCGGATCTCATACGCGATCAGGTTGATCTAGGGCAAGAGATTCGCGACACAGCCGCACGGACTCTGATGCACATGATTGGCAGCAGTAACGGCTCCGCCGCTATCTCGGCGGCAGAGGATCTGGCTTCTGTTGACGTCTCATCGGCCGTCGAAGTACTTTCTTTGGCCCTCAAGAATTCGGGCCTAACCTTTGTGGATCGGGCAAGGCTCTCCAAGAAGGTTATCGAATTCGATCCGACCCGCGCCGTTGATGTCTTCGTCGAATTGTCCATGGATCGGCGATTGAGTATTATGTATCGCGATTATGCCACTGACTGCCTGGTGACAATTGATGGGCTTCGGGCTGCCCATGTCATGTCTGACATGATCGCTGAGCCAGGTCGCAGCCTAAGCGAGATTCTCGTTCTGTGCAAGAAGCTCGAAAAGATCGATAGAAGGTTGGCCATTAAAGCTCTGTCGGAAATGATTGAGCGGTACGGGTCAAACGAGACTCGCAAGCGGAGCTTTTCTACTGAGCTACTGCGGATGCAGGCCGACTTTTAATCCGTAGGTTCCGGGTTCGAGCCCCGGGCGCCCTACCACTCTGACCTGCTGCTACTTCCCATATGGGAAGGTTTCTTACTGATCGTGAGACACGTGTGGGTCATACCTGGGTCACAGGTGTCAGGCCGCCAGCTTGCGAGTCTTCCGAGCGGTCTTGCGGGTGCTGGACAGGACCAGCCGCGCGATGGCCTGGGCGGACTGGTGATACACCTCCGTGCGTCCGCACCGCACGACAGAGCGCGACGATCTCGGTCCTTCCCGGCAGGCCGCGCTTGTCCCCCACACGAGCTACCGGCGAATGTCCACCGCACGGGGACGATCCCGGACCGCCGGATCCCTAGCGTTTCTCGGCGTAGCGGTGGCGCCCCGCCGCAGTCCCCACGTAAGGGAGTCGTCATGCGGTTGTTGAAACAGCTCGTGCCCGTCGCGGTGGTCGCCTTCGCCGGCGGCGCGATCGTGGGCGCGGTGAAGGAAAGCCCGCTCCTTACCCTGTTCCTCGGTGTCGCGACGGCCTTGCTCGCCGTGCTCGTGTACGCCCGCGTGGTGCGGTGGTCCGAGCGCCGGGCACCGGCGGAGGTGGCGGCGCGAGGCGCCGCCCGCGCCATCGCGCGAGGGGCGCTGATCGGGGTCGCGTTGTTCGCGGCCGTCATCGTGAACATCGCTCTCGTGGGCGGTTACCGGATCGACGGCCCGGGCTCGCCGGCGGGCGCGGCCGGGCTGCTCGGCTTCATGGCCGCCGCCGCGGTGACGGAGGAGCTGCTGTTTCGCGGCATCCTGTTCAGGATCGTCGAGGAACGCACCGGGACGTGGCCGGCGCTGGCGCTGACCGGCCTATTGTTCGGCCTTTCGCACCTGCTCAACCCGCACGCCGACCTGTGGGGCGCGATCGCCATCGCGGTCGAGGCGGGCGGCATGCTCGCCGCCGCCTACGCCGCCACCCGCACCCTGTGGGTGCCGATCGGCGTGCACTTCGGCTGGAACTTCGCCGCAGCCGGCATCTTCGGCACCGAGGTCTCGGGCAACGGCGCGACGCAGGGGCTGCTGCACGGCGTGACGTCGGGCCCAGCCCTGCTCACGGGCGGCGAGTTCGGGCCGGAGGCGAGCCCATACGCGGTGGTGTTCGGCCTGTTGCTGACGGTCGTGTTCATGTGGCTGGCCCGCCGGCGCGGCAACGTGGTCCCGCTCCGGCGCGGCGCGACCGCTACGCTCGCCCAATGATCGATCTACGGCGGGTCACGGATCTGTGGCGGCGGTGCGACGTCGTGGTCCGGGACTTACCGTTCGGGCTGCTGCTGGCCGTCGCATCGCTCCTGCCGGCGCTCCACGGCAAGGGGACTCAGGTCGGCGACCTGCCGGCCCGACCCTTCGACGCGCTGGCGTTCGTGGTGATCGCCCTGGAGTGCCTTCCGCTCGCCGTCCGCCGGCGGTGGCCGGCCGTGTGCCTGACTCTGGTGTCGCTCGGCTTCGTTCTCGACCAGGCTGGCTCTGGCCCTCGCATGGGGCATCGGGACCTGGCTGCGCTCCTCCCGCGCCGACGAGGCGGAACGCCGCCGCCACGTCGCCGAGGCCACCCGCGCCGCCGAACGCACCCGGATCGCCCGCGAACTCCAGCGCCTACCACGTGTTCGCGAGCAACGCGATGCCCATCGCGCTCATCACGCGAGGTCATCTTGCCTTCCCACGCCTACCCAGCCGAAGAGAGCAACAGACGGGAGATCGGACGGCACCGTCTCCCTCAACGGGACCGGCTGCATGAGATTGACGCGCTGCGCATCATCGCGGCCCTCTCGGTGATCGAGACCGGTGCGTCTTCGCCAACGTAGGCTTGCGGCGATCGGTCTTTGCTCACCAGGCTGACTGGGAGGATCCGTGACGCACAGCAGCACGTTCATGTCCTCGGCCTTCAGTTCCGCGCCGTGAGCAAGGAGAAGGAGCGAGACGACTCCGACGACTTCGGAGGGATCAGTTTCGGCCGGATGATCTTAACCCTGGCCGTCGTGGCTTTGGGGCGCCCCTGGGAGACGGTCAAGGAACTCTTCAGGTGGGTTCGTCGGCTGGGGCGTCGAATGCTCAGGCTCGCCTTGGCTCCGTTCCGACTGGCTACTTTGATCGTGTGGTCGCGTCTGGCAGGCCGACGTCCCACCTTCGAGGACCACCTTCACCGCGTCGACGAGGAGAAAGATCCCTCGTGACCGCCCCTCCTGGGGGAATGCCTTGGGACCACCTGCCGTCGTTCAAGAGGCTGTGAATCAGCGGGCGGCGAAGTCCTGCGTCCAGTAGATCTGCCCCTTCGCGTCCTTGGCCGCGCCCACCCCGATGAGGGTGTACGAGCAGTTCATGATGTTCTTCCGGTGGCCGTCGCTGTTCATCCAGCCCTTGACCACCTCAGCCGCCGACCGCTGCCCCATGGCGATGTTCTCGCCCAAGGCCGAGCCGGTGAAGCCGGTCGCACGAATGCGGTCCGCCATGTCGCGGCCGTCCTGGGAGTCGTGGTCGAAGTAGTCGTTCTTCGCCATGTCGGCCGAGTGCCCGAACGCTGCCCTGCGCAGCCGCGCGTCGTGCTTGAGCGGGTGGCAGCCTCCCTTGACCCGCTCGGCGTTGGTCAGCCGGACGACCTCGTTCTCCAATGCCGTGCCGACGGAGGAGATGGCCTCTTTCCGCTCGGAAACCGGCGGCGCCCCTGTCTCCCGCGTCGTGGGGATGGGGGTTGGGGTGACGCAGGTCAGTTGTACGGCCTTGGACTTGGCGGTGCCGCCCCGGTAGTCGGTGGCGACCGCATAGTACGTGCCCGGCTTGCAGGGCATCTTCAGGGTGATGCGGCCCTTCCTGGTGGCGCCGCTTTTGACGACCGGATCGTCGCCGGGGACGGCGCGCTTGACCTGGATGCGCAGCAGCGCCGGGCGCACACAGCCACGGCGGACGGCCGAGGTCTGGATCCTGAGCGTGGAGGTGCCCGGCCTGGCCACGCTCACGCGGCACTCGTCCGATTCGGAGGTCAGCTCGGGAGCCGCCTCCTCGGTCTGCGTCGGTGTCGAGGCCGGCGCCGCACCCTCCGGCGCTGCTCCGGCTGCCCCGCCGGCGGACGGGGTGCAAGAGACGAGGCTGGCGACAACGGCGAGTACCCCTAGGGGTCGACGCATGAGGGATCCTCCGGTGGAGGGAGACGGTGGTGGTCCCGCATTCTGTCGGATCCAATACCGACTTGTCACGACAATACGGACATTTCACCCCGTGGGTAATGTCAACCCAGCACCCAACGCCGGGCCGAGCCCGTACATGTACGACCTGGCCGACCAACGCACCGGCGGCCTTCCCGAGGATCCCACGTACGCCGCCGGGAAGCAGGACCTCGCCAAGGTGAGCGTG
This window of the Nonomuraea africana genome carries:
- a CDS encoding NACHT domain-containing protein translates to MTGRAAEAAERHLLHRELVKLEEAVKLAGGYSRKKLLDDICGNGRGRRLSPQTISGWMAHGLVANDFQDLWAFVAALLRRAPAFRRDERVWWVRKESEWKGYWEAAKKQSLHTGESKASRAQRLSPNLIGFLNAARTLAVEHPYPAVLPGTALPPLSQVYVRQQAESQQTNHSGQGSDRPDVVWDKRPAEDIVRSNALVSCLLGGPGAGKSSLLRMIAIGLADQRLAEVDGDERETGGRKAIHSAKSGGKPLRLFPVYVPAYCFTQPGSFAQQLASAVQVQLRGQNYNPPTEDFFSNRPHARGRWLVLIDGLDEISDVDERARILGILNNNKHGIYRFIIGSRPLPEAELAILDKAVTVGKTEYKAIPSDRYELLPFDSRQLPIFVSEWMKAAHVPDPLSAATAFIGQVNSGRLSELVRSPLMATILCQLHAVDPSYPLPRGRYGAYLRFFELLRDRFYECSPGGINDQLHRLLGRYGRQAREAIDGLPREILSGLGNIAFRQQRERVPDALTRIKEGLASLRSRDMSRSRWEILVVQVLRRTGLVVVQGDNLNFIHQTLREFLAAKHAADNADFSEEEFQRLCRKRQSSDEGRVTTYLSSYDRFLVAAWITEGGAPPGLFDLLKALSAHYSSAAGISDLIRDQVDLGQEIRDTAARTLMHMIGSSNGSAAISAAEDLASVDVSSAVEVLSLALKNSGLTFVDRARLSKKVIEFDPTRAVDVFVELSMDRRLSIMYRDYATDCLVTIDGLRAAHVMSDMIAEPGRSLSEILVLCKKLEKIDRRLAIKALSEMIERYGSNETRKRSFSTELLRMQADF
- a CDS encoding CPBP family intramembrane glutamic endopeptidase; translated protein: MRLLKQLVPVAVVAFAGGAIVGAVKESPLLTLFLGVATALLAVLVYARVVRWSERRAPAEVAARGAARAIARGALIGVALFAAVIVNIALVGGYRIDGPGSPAGAAGLLGFMAAAAVTEELLFRGILFRIVEERTGTWPALALTGLLFGLSHLLNPHADLWGAIAIAVEAGGMLAAAYAATRTLWVPIGVHFGWNFAAAGIFGTEVSGNGATQGLLHGVTSGPALLTGGEFGPEASPYAVVFGLLLTVVFMWLARRRGNVVPLRRGATATLAQ
- a CDS encoding CAP domain-containing protein; amino-acid sequence: MSVARPGTSTLRIQTSAVRRGCVRPALLRIQVKRAVPGDDPVVKSGATRKGRITLKMPCKPGTYYAVATDYRGGTAKSKAVQLTCVTPTPIPTTRETGAPPVSERKEAISSVGTALENEVVRLTNAERVKGGCHPLKHDARLRRAAFGHSADMAKNDYFDHDSQDGRDMADRIRATGFTGSALGENIAMGQRSAAEVVKGWMNSDGHRKNIMNCSYTLIGVGAAKDAKGQIYWTQDFAAR